Proteins encoded by one window of Xanthomonas sp. DAR 80977:
- a CDS encoding bifunctional acetate--CoA ligase family protein/GNAT family N-acetyltransferase — MSTYHLQSVFRPASVAIVGGSPRERSAGRAVVRNLRAAGFPGQIGWVSPRYREIDGVPTVRRLTDLAWVPDLVVITVPARMVPRIVAIAARRGVAAAIILTAGLGEGPGSAAARVEAAARAKGLRILGPHCLGVIAPHAKLNASIAAHCPQPGDLALVSESSAIAAALVEWGVARSVGFSAVVSLGDALDVDFGDLLDYFATDYRTRAILLYVEHIHDARKFMSAARAAARAKPVVVVKSGRQLRIDPNADTHVQALASSDAVYGAAFARAGLLRVRALDELFAAAETLGRLSTFPGRRLAILSNGGGVGRLAVDKLADLGGTLAGLSPQTLQRLEQALPQEWSHANPVDIVVDADGERYAAAAEALLADPENDAVLVVNVPTAFTSSADAAQALTRTLGLRPRHHRDKPVFAVWLGNDESATAALNAAHIPTYATEADAVRGFMHLVRYREAQAALMETPPSLPEDFVFDAATARGIVDAALAAGQTWLDPLATTRLLAAYGIPTAPVVHAASAAEAASAAAPMLAQGLAVAVKIHSADIPHKSDVDGVRLNLVSAQAVQDAAEGILARARAARPDARIDGVLVQPTLLRPKARELIAGIADDPTFGPVIVFGRGGTAVEVIDDKALALPPLDLRLAHELIGRTRVSRILKAYRDVPAADERAVAMVLVKLAQLAADLPEIRELDINPLLADREGVIALDARVAVAPSRRLHKGRGHPRFAIFPYPKEWERRIVLNDGAAALVRPVRPEDDALFRSFFARVTDEDLRLRFFQAVKHFSHEFIARLTQLDYARSIALVAIEPRSGDMLGAVRLHADADYDRGEYGILIRSDLKGHGIGWQLMRIMIEYAGWLGLNVVEGQVLRENRTMLAMCEHLGFKATPDPEDATLMDVVLPVGKG, encoded by the coding sequence ATGAGCACCTACCACCTGCAGTCCGTGTTCCGTCCCGCCTCGGTCGCCATCGTCGGCGGCAGCCCGCGCGAGCGCTCGGCCGGGCGCGCGGTGGTGCGCAACCTGCGCGCGGCCGGATTCCCCGGGCAGATCGGCTGGGTCAGCCCGCGCTACCGCGAGATCGACGGCGTGCCGACCGTGCGCCGGCTCACCGACCTGGCGTGGGTGCCGGACCTGGTGGTCATCACCGTGCCGGCGCGGATGGTGCCGCGCATCGTCGCCATCGCCGCACGGCGCGGCGTCGCCGCGGCGATCATCCTCACCGCCGGGCTGGGCGAAGGCCCGGGCTCGGCCGCGGCCCGGGTCGAGGCGGCGGCGCGCGCCAAGGGCCTGCGCATCCTCGGCCCGCATTGCCTGGGCGTGATCGCCCCGCACGCCAAGCTCAACGCCAGCATCGCCGCGCACTGCCCGCAGCCGGGCGACCTGGCGCTGGTCTCCGAATCCAGCGCCATCGCCGCCGCGCTGGTGGAGTGGGGCGTGGCGCGCTCGGTCGGCTTCTCCGCGGTGGTGTCGCTGGGGGACGCGCTGGACGTGGACTTCGGCGACCTGCTCGACTACTTCGCCACCGACTACCGCACCCGCGCCATCCTGCTGTACGTGGAACACATCCACGACGCGCGCAAGTTCATGTCCGCCGCGCGGGCCGCGGCGCGCGCCAAACCGGTGGTGGTGGTGAAGTCCGGCCGCCAGCTGCGCATCGATCCCAACGCCGACACCCACGTGCAGGCGCTGGCCAGTTCCGACGCGGTCTACGGCGCCGCCTTCGCCCGCGCCGGCCTGCTGCGTGTGCGCGCGCTGGACGAACTGTTCGCCGCGGCCGAGACCCTGGGCCGGCTCAGCACCTTCCCCGGCCGGCGCCTGGCCATCCTCAGCAACGGCGGCGGCGTCGGCCGCCTGGCGGTGGACAAGCTCGCCGACCTCGGCGGCACCCTGGCCGGGCTGTCGCCGCAGACCCTGCAGCGCCTGGAGCAGGCGCTGCCGCAGGAATGGTCGCACGCCAACCCGGTGGACATCGTGGTCGACGCCGACGGCGAGCGCTACGCCGCCGCCGCCGAAGCGCTGCTGGCCGACCCGGAGAACGACGCGGTGCTGGTGGTCAACGTGCCGACCGCGTTCACCTCTTCGGCCGACGCGGCGCAGGCGCTGACCCGCACCCTCGGCCTGCGCCCGCGCCACCACCGCGACAAGCCGGTGTTCGCGGTGTGGCTCGGCAACGACGAAAGCGCCACCGCCGCGCTCAACGCCGCGCACATCCCCACCTACGCCACCGAGGCCGACGCGGTGCGCGGCTTCATGCACCTTGTGCGCTACCGCGAAGCGCAGGCGGCGCTGATGGAGACCCCGCCCAGCCTGCCCGAGGATTTCGTGTTCGACGCGGCCACCGCGCGCGGCATCGTCGACGCCGCGCTGGCCGCCGGCCAGACCTGGCTGGATCCGCTGGCCACCACCCGCCTGCTCGCCGCCTACGGCATTCCCACCGCGCCGGTGGTGCACGCCGCCAGCGCCGCCGAGGCCGCGTCGGCGGCGGCGCCGATGCTGGCGCAGGGCCTGGCGGTCGCGGTGAAGATCCATTCGGCCGACATCCCGCACAAGTCCGACGTGGACGGCGTGCGCCTGAACCTGGTCAGCGCGCAGGCGGTGCAGGACGCCGCCGAAGGCATCCTCGCCCGCGCGCGCGCCGCGCGTCCGGATGCGCGCATCGACGGCGTGCTGGTGCAGCCTACCCTGTTGCGGCCCAAGGCGCGCGAACTGATCGCCGGCATCGCCGACGACCCCACCTTCGGCCCGGTGATTGTGTTCGGCCGCGGCGGCACCGCGGTGGAAGTGATCGACGACAAGGCGCTGGCGCTGCCGCCGCTGGACCTGCGCCTGGCCCACGAACTGATCGGCCGCACCCGCGTCAGCCGCATCCTCAAGGCCTACCGCGACGTGCCCGCGGCCGACGAGCGCGCGGTGGCGATGGTGCTGGTCAAGCTCGCGCAACTGGCCGCCGACCTGCCGGAGATCCGCGAGCTGGACATCAACCCGCTGCTGGCCGACCGCGAGGGCGTGATCGCGCTGGACGCGCGCGTGGCGGTGGCGCCGTCGCGGCGCCTGCACAAGGGCCGCGGCCACCCGCGCTTCGCGATCTTCCCGTATCCGAAGGAATGGGAGCGGCGCATCGTGCTCAACGACGGCGCCGCCGCCCTGGTGCGCCCGGTGCGCCCGGAAGACGACGCGCTGTTCCGCAGCTTCTTCGCCCGCGTCACCGACGAGGACCTGCGCCTGCGCTTCTTCCAGGCGGTGAAGCACTTCAGCCACGAATTCATCGCCCGCCTGACCCAGCTCGACTACGCACGCTCGATCGCGCTGGTGGCGATCGAGCCGCGCAGCGGCGACATGCTCGGCGCGGTGCGCCTGCATGCCGACGCCGATTACGACCGCGGCGAATACGGCATCCTGATCCGCTCCGACCTCAAGGGCCACGGCATCGGCTGGCAACTGATGCGGATCATGATCGAGTATGCCGGCTGGCTCGGCCTCAACGTGGTCGAAGGCCAGGTGCTGCGCGAGAACCGCACCATGCTCGCCATGTGCGAACACCTGGGCTTCAAGGCCACGCCGGACCCGGAGGACGCGACGCTGATGGATGTGGTGTTGCCGGTGGGGAAGGGCTGA
- a CDS encoding monovalent cation:proton antiporter-2 (CPA2) family protein encodes MHSGGLELALVLLLAAVIAVPVFKRLGLGAVLAYLAAGVVLGPDGLGFVQDTDRILNAAEIGVVMLLFLIGLELSPARLKLMRRAVFGAGTAQVVLTALPLGVLLLCLDLNWKSALVVGLALALSSTAVGLQLLAERKALNSDYGRLGFAILLFQDLIAIPLLAAIPLLGGAKNDTLTWTEVAQALGALTVVVLCGRFVLRHLFRIVARTRMPEVFTASALLVVLGNAWFLQKAGLSPSLGAFLAGVLLADSEFRHELEAQIEPFQGLLLGVFFIAVGMGIDLDRIVAEPWLIAGGVATLLLVKFSLLVGIGRVARLPLRSALLLGSLLWLGGEFAFVVFTEAQRVQLLDDANHDRLVAVVGVSMALTPLLLIGIQRLLDGGDAAKARRAPPPAASYDTVDEQRAQVLIAGMGRFGQIVARLLTAQRIPFVALEHNPDTVEDLRRFGNKIYYGDPSRPDLLRAAGSDSIGIFVVAMDDPETNIKTTRLIRRLYPKAQVLSRARNRQHAWRLMDLGAEPFREVFASSLELSEKVLVNLGLSPETARDRITRFREHDEQLLRAQHLVYDDEAAVVQTSRAARADLMQLFEADVSDTPGEAAEGTAAAKTPS; translated from the coding sequence GTGCATAGCGGCGGCCTGGAACTGGCGCTGGTGTTGCTGCTGGCCGCGGTGATCGCGGTGCCGGTGTTCAAGCGCCTGGGCCTGGGCGCGGTGCTGGCCTATCTGGCCGCGGGCGTGGTCTTGGGTCCGGACGGGCTGGGCTTCGTGCAGGACACCGACCGCATCCTCAACGCCGCCGAGATCGGCGTGGTGATGCTGCTGTTCCTGATCGGCCTGGAACTGTCGCCGGCACGGCTGAAGCTGATGCGGCGCGCGGTGTTCGGCGCCGGCACCGCGCAGGTGGTGCTGACCGCGCTGCCGCTGGGCGTGCTGCTGCTGTGCCTGGACCTGAACTGGAAGAGCGCGCTGGTGGTGGGCCTGGCGCTGGCGCTGTCGTCCACCGCGGTGGGCCTGCAGCTGCTGGCCGAGCGCAAGGCGCTCAACAGCGACTACGGCCGGCTCGGCTTCGCCATCCTGCTGTTCCAGGACCTGATCGCGATCCCGTTGCTGGCGGCGATCCCGCTGCTCGGCGGGGCCAAGAACGACACGCTGACCTGGACCGAGGTGGCGCAGGCGCTCGGCGCGCTGACGGTTGTGGTGCTGTGCGGCCGCTTCGTGCTGCGCCATCTGTTCCGCATCGTGGCGCGCACGCGCATGCCCGAGGTGTTCACCGCCAGCGCGCTGCTGGTGGTGCTGGGCAATGCGTGGTTCCTGCAGAAGGCCGGGCTGAGTCCGAGCCTGGGCGCGTTCCTGGCCGGGGTGCTGCTGGCCGACTCGGAATTCCGGCACGAACTGGAGGCGCAGATCGAACCATTCCAGGGCCTGCTGCTGGGCGTGTTCTTCATCGCCGTGGGCATGGGCATCGACCTGGACCGCATCGTCGCCGAGCCGTGGCTGATCGCCGGCGGCGTGGCCACGCTGCTGCTGGTCAAGTTCAGCCTGCTGGTCGGCATCGGCCGGGTGGCGCGGCTGCCGCTGCGCAGTGCGCTGTTGCTGGGCAGCCTGCTGTGGCTGGGCGGCGAATTCGCGTTCGTGGTGTTCACCGAGGCGCAGCGCGTGCAGTTGCTCGACGACGCCAACCACGACCGCCTGGTCGCGGTGGTCGGCGTGTCGATGGCGCTGACCCCGCTGCTGCTGATCGGCATCCAGCGCCTGCTCGACGGCGGCGACGCGGCCAAGGCCAGGCGCGCGCCGCCTCCGGCCGCCAGCTACGACACCGTGGACGAGCAGCGCGCACAGGTGCTGATCGCCGGCATGGGCCGCTTCGGCCAGATCGTGGCGCGCCTGCTGACCGCGCAGCGCATCCCGTTCGTGGCGCTGGAGCACAACCCGGACACGGTGGAAGACCTGCGCCGCTTCGGCAACAAGATCTACTACGGCGATCCCAGCCGCCCGGACCTGTTGCGCGCCGCCGGCAGCGACAGCATCGGCATCTTCGTGGTGGCGATGGACGACCCGGAGACCAACATCAAGACCACGCGGCTGATCCGCCGCCTGTATCCGAAGGCGCAGGTGCTGTCGCGCGCGCGCAACCGCCAGCACGCCTGGCGGCTGATGGACCTGGGCGCCGAACCGTTCCGCGAGGTGTTCGCCTCGAGTTTGGAACTGAGCGAAAAGGTGCTGGTGAACCTGGGGCTGAGTCCGGAGACCGCCCGCGACCGCATCACCCGCTTCCGCGAGCACGACGAGCAGCTGCTGCGCGCGCAGCACCTGGTGTACGACGACGAGGCGGCGGTGGTGCAGACCTCGCGCGCCGCGCGCGCGGACTTGATGCAGCTGTTCGAGGCGGATGTGAGCGATACGCCTGGGGAAGCGGCGGAGGGTACTGCGGCGGCGAAGACGCCGTCGTAG
- the zwf gene encoding glucose-6-phosphate dehydrogenase → MSDATQATPPCLIVVFGARGDLTRRLVLPALYNLRRSGALPEQFAVIGVDHGDISETTWRRLLGTALHGLMADRDAEFKADGLDEDVWTWLRTRLHYLRGDFADAATYRALGEVIAKYDAQYRTGGNVLFYLATAARFFAPAIEQLGAAGLVKQHAGGGWRRVIVEKPFGHDLQSARQLNAIVGRVLDEDQVFRIDHFLGKETVQNILAFRFANGLFEPVWNRDRIDHVQITAAETIGVEGRGGFYDPTGCLRDMVPNHLFQLLAMIAMEPPAAFTPASMLRRRAEVIEAVRPLAPADVVRGQYAAGAIGRNAVPGYREEDTVPADSNTETYVAMKLQVDTWRWAGVPFYLRTGKRLRERTTEIAIRFKPAPLAPLRSAEIGGYGPDWLVLHIQPDEGISLQFDVKRPGARVSLAPVRMDFRYRDWFPKEYTVGYERLLQDCMNGEAGLFQDATMVEAAWRIVQPILDAWQASADEVAQYPAGSAGPAAADALLALNGGHSWRTLTAGRRPPPRRAPEGGAEARPAAPAKRSSASAKPAVSKARAAGAGKPSKAAAGTVSAKKAVASSKAAQGRKTANGKKTAAPKKAVNSSARKASKRTAKKSPATAAKRPAAKR, encoded by the coding sequence ATGAGCGATGCGACACAAGCGACTCCGCCCTGCCTGATCGTGGTCTTCGGCGCGCGCGGCGACCTGACCCGGCGGCTGGTGCTGCCGGCGCTGTACAACCTGCGCCGCAGCGGCGCGCTGCCCGAACAGTTCGCGGTGATCGGCGTGGACCACGGCGACATCAGCGAAACCACCTGGCGGCGCCTGCTCGGCACCGCGCTGCACGGGCTGATGGCCGACCGCGACGCCGAGTTCAAGGCCGACGGCCTGGACGAGGACGTGTGGACCTGGCTGCGCACGCGCCTGCACTACCTGCGCGGCGACTTCGCCGATGCGGCGACCTATCGCGCGCTGGGCGAGGTGATCGCCAAGTACGACGCGCAGTACCGGACCGGCGGCAACGTGCTGTTCTACCTGGCCACCGCGGCGCGCTTCTTCGCTCCGGCGATCGAGCAGCTGGGCGCGGCCGGGCTGGTCAAGCAGCACGCCGGCGGCGGCTGGCGCCGGGTGATCGTGGAGAAGCCGTTCGGCCACGACCTGCAAAGCGCCAGGCAACTCAACGCCATCGTCGGCCGCGTGCTCGACGAGGACCAGGTGTTCCGCATCGACCATTTCCTGGGCAAGGAGACGGTGCAGAACATCCTCGCCTTCCGTTTCGCCAACGGCCTGTTCGAGCCGGTGTGGAACCGCGACCGCATCGACCACGTACAGATCACCGCCGCCGAGACCATCGGCGTGGAAGGGCGCGGCGGCTTCTACGATCCGACGGGGTGCTTGCGCGACATGGTGCCCAACCACCTGTTCCAGTTGCTGGCGATGATCGCGATGGAGCCGCCGGCGGCGTTCACCCCGGCCTCGATGCTGCGCCGGCGCGCCGAGGTGATCGAGGCGGTGCGGCCGCTGGCCCCGGCCGACGTGGTGCGCGGCCAGTACGCGGCCGGCGCGATCGGGCGCAACGCGGTGCCCGGCTACCGCGAGGAAGACACGGTGCCGGCCGATTCCAACACCGAGACCTACGTGGCGATGAAGCTGCAGGTCGACACCTGGCGCTGGGCCGGCGTGCCGTTCTACCTGCGCACCGGCAAGCGCTTGCGCGAACGCACCACCGAGATCGCGATCCGCTTCAAGCCGGCGCCGCTGGCGCCGCTGCGCAGCGCCGAGATCGGCGGCTATGGTCCCGACTGGCTGGTGCTGCACATCCAGCCCGACGAAGGCATCTCGTTGCAGTTCGACGTCAAGCGCCCGGGCGCGCGGGTCAGCCTGGCGCCGGTGCGCATGGACTTCCGCTACCGCGACTGGTTCCCGAAGGAATACACGGTCGGCTACGAGCGCCTGCTGCAGGATTGCATGAACGGCGAGGCCGGCCTGTTCCAGGACGCGACCATGGTCGAGGCGGCCTGGCGCATCGTGCAGCCGATCCTCGATGCCTGGCAGGCCTCGGCCGACGAAGTGGCGCAGTACCCGGCCGGCAGCGCCGGCCCGGCCGCGGCCGACGCGCTGCTCGCGCTCAACGGCGGCCACAGCTGGCGCACCCTCACCGCCGGCCGCCGCCCGCCGCCGCGGCGCGCCCCGGAAGGCGGCGCCGAGGCCAGGCCCGCAGCGCCGGCGAAGCGTTCTTCGGCTTCTGCCAAGCCTGCCGTTTCGAAAGCCAGGGCGGCCGGCGCCGGCAAGCCCAGCAAGGCGGCGGCGGGGACTGTTTCGGCCAAGAAAGCGGTCGCCTCGTCGAAGGCGGCGCAGGGCAGGAAGACAGCGAACGGCAAGAAGACGGCCGCGCCAAAGAAGGCAGTCAACTCCTCTGCCAGAAAAGCGAGCAAGCGCACAGCGAAGAAGTCGCCCGCGACTGCGGCCAAACGACCGGCGGCGAAGCGCTGA
- a CDS encoding glycoside hydrolase family 15 protein: MASRIEDYAMLGNCRSAALVDRQGSIDWLCLPRFDSDALFAALLGTPEHGRWSIAPVGEFRSTRHYRDGSLVLETEFETDEGAVAVLDFMVASHDDVAHNHVVRIVRGLRGRVPLRMQLQLRFNYGHTIPWVSQIDGGLQAIAGPDQIALRSPQPMHGHGFATETDFALEPGDSTWFVLSHGASHLELPPPLAPEQALAQTEAFWHGWSHRCVHAGPWTEAVRRSLVVLKGLSYLPTGAIVAAPTTSLPERLGGERNWDYRFCWLRDAVFTLTALHAAGYSDEAAAFHGWLQRTVAGSPDQLQALYGIGGERRMPEWEADWLPGYEGALPVRVGNAAAGQFQLDVYGEVIAAFHRGHHEGMATAAHGRSLARQLLEVLEQRWREPDEGIWEIRDQRRHFVHSKVMAWLAFDCGARDGVTDADAAQRAHWRALADEVHAQVLQQGVHRDGHFVQSYGSERLDAATLLIPLVGFLPADDPRVAATADAIARQLSIDGLVERYRADDDSGDGLPAGEGTFLACSFWLVENYALLGRTEQARALFERLLGLCNDVGLLAEEYDPRSGRMLGNFPQGYSHVALVHAALRLHGLLGKQDTHP; the protein is encoded by the coding sequence ATGGCTTCACGCATCGAGGACTACGCCATGCTCGGCAACTGCCGCAGCGCGGCGCTGGTGGACCGGCAGGGATCGATCGACTGGCTGTGCCTGCCGCGCTTCGATTCCGATGCGCTGTTCGCGGCGCTGCTGGGCACCCCCGAGCACGGCCGCTGGTCGATCGCGCCGGTCGGCGAGTTCCGCAGCACGCGCCATTACCGCGACGGCAGCCTGGTGCTGGAGACCGAGTTCGAAACCGACGAAGGCGCCGTGGCGGTGCTGGACTTCATGGTCGCCAGCCACGACGACGTGGCGCACAACCACGTGGTGCGCATCGTGCGCGGGCTGCGCGGGCGGGTGCCGCTGCGCATGCAGCTGCAGCTGCGCTTCAACTACGGCCACACCATTCCCTGGGTCTCGCAGATCGATGGCGGCCTGCAGGCGATCGCCGGGCCGGACCAGATCGCGTTGCGCAGCCCGCAGCCGATGCATGGCCACGGTTTCGCCACCGAGACGGATTTCGCGCTGGAGCCGGGCGACAGCACCTGGTTCGTGCTCAGCCATGGCGCCTCGCACCTGGAACTGCCGCCGCCGCTGGCGCCGGAGCAGGCGCTGGCGCAGACCGAGGCGTTCTGGCACGGCTGGTCGCACCGCTGCGTGCATGCCGGCCCGTGGACCGAGGCGGTGCGGCGCTCGCTGGTGGTGCTGAAGGGGCTGAGCTACCTGCCCACCGGCGCGATCGTCGCCGCGCCGACCACCTCGCTGCCGGAACGGCTCGGCGGCGAGCGCAACTGGGACTACCGCTTCTGCTGGCTGCGCGATGCGGTGTTCACCCTGACCGCGCTGCACGCGGCCGGTTATTCCGACGAGGCGGCCGCCTTCCATGGCTGGCTGCAGCGCACCGTGGCCGGCTCGCCGGACCAGTTGCAGGCGCTGTACGGCATCGGCGGCGAACGGCGCATGCCCGAATGGGAGGCCGATTGGCTGCCCGGCTACGAAGGCGCGCTGCCGGTGCGCGTGGGCAATGCCGCCGCCGGCCAGTTCCAGCTGGATGTGTACGGCGAGGTGATCGCCGCGTTCCATCGCGGCCACCACGAAGGCATGGCGACCGCGGCGCACGGCCGTTCGCTGGCGCGGCAGCTGCTGGAAGTCCTGGAGCAGCGCTGGCGCGAGCCGGACGAAGGCATCTGGGAAATCCGCGACCAGCGCCGCCACTTCGTGCATTCCAAGGTGATGGCGTGGCTGGCGTTCGACTGCGGCGCGCGCGACGGGGTCACCGACGCCGATGCCGCGCAACGCGCGCACTGGCGCGCGCTGGCCGACGAAGTGCATGCGCAGGTGCTGCAACAGGGCGTGCACCGCGACGGCCATTTCGTGCAGAGCTACGGCAGCGAGCGGCTGGACGCGGCGACCCTGCTGATCCCGCTGGTCGGCTTCCTGCCGGCCGACGATCCGCGCGTGGCCGCCACCGCCGACGCGATCGCCCGGCAGCTGAGCATCGACGGCCTGGTCGAGCGCTACCGCGCCGACGACGACAGCGGCGACGGCCTGCCGGCCGGCGAGGGCACCTTCCTCGCCTGCAGCTTCTGGCTGGTGGAGAACTACGCGCTGCTCGGCCGCACCGAACAGGCGCGCGCCCTGTTCGAACGCCTGCTCGGCCTGTGCAACGACGTCGGCCTGCTGGCCGAAGAATACGATCCGCGCAGCGGCCGCATGCTCGGCAACTTTCCGCAGGGTTACTCGCACGTGGCCCTGGTCCACGCCGCGTTGCGCCTGCATGGCTTACTCGGCAAACAGGACACCCATCCATGA
- a CDS encoding response regulator transcription factor — MNAHPAAAALRVLVLEDDPMLRERILLPGLRRFGFDPHGCGTGAELQAQLQADPADIVVLDVGLPDTDGFTVARDLRQRHPDIGIVMLTSLGQTEDRVRGLTGGADAYLAKPVEIDLLAATLHSLTRRLGRAAVEPARGRWQLSEDGWCLLAPSGAAAALTASERRLCRRLLEQPGLLVAREALIAALTDRVYDFDAHRLDSMVHRLRSKAQRRCGAALPLAAVHGKGYIFDPAG, encoded by the coding sequence ATGAATGCCCATCCCGCTGCCGCCGCCCTGCGCGTCCTGGTCCTGGAGGACGATCCGATGCTGCGCGAGCGCATCCTGCTCCCGGGCCTGCGCCGTTTCGGCTTCGATCCCCATGGCTGCGGCACCGGTGCCGAACTGCAGGCGCAGCTGCAGGCCGATCCGGCCGACATCGTCGTGCTCGATGTCGGCCTGCCCGATACCGACGGCTTCACCGTGGCCCGCGACCTGCGCCAACGGCATCCCGACATCGGCATCGTCATGTTGACCAGCCTGGGCCAGACCGAGGACCGGGTGCGCGGACTCACCGGCGGTGCCGACGCCTACCTGGCCAAGCCGGTGGAGATCGACCTGCTGGCCGCGACTCTGCACAGCCTGACCCGGCGCCTGGGCCGCGCCGCGGTGGAACCGGCGCGCGGCCGTTGGCAGCTGAGCGAGGACGGCTGGTGCCTGCTGGCGCCGTCCGGCGCCGCCGCCGCGCTGACCGCGAGCGAGCGGCGGCTGTGCCGGCGCCTGCTCGAGCAGCCCGGCCTGCTGGTCGCGCGCGAGGCGCTGATCGCGGCGCTGACCGACCGCGTGTACGACTTCGACGCGCACCGGCTCGACTCGATGGTGCACCGCCTGCGCAGCAAGGCGCAGCGCCGCTGCGGCGCCGCCCTGCCGCTGGCGGCGGTGCACGGCAAGGGCTATATCTTCGATCCCGCCGGCTGA
- a CDS encoding sensor histidine kinase gives MVRTLLNWFDRVPVVDEVDRRNVRVIQLLLLFLAITIPATFAVALTLAWPQLRGRAMPPGMVVSLAMSLLIALCAAIGFVRVRRGALRAGVSLLLAAMLASLLVNAAVNGLQRQLPDQLAQMLVLILAGLVLGRRALWITFGALLLMLGLGVGHDALLEFVDEPARAFYNLPSVLFSYLLVTLLLDRTTEALRESLRESNARGHRLQQEMLARERAQAQLIHAQKREIVERMAGGLAHDFNNVLAVIVGFSATRHDDEAGSDAERVAQLEGSLGSVEESARRGMAIIRRLLRFSRRDGEQAEDFDAAAAIDMLQPMLRQLLEARIVLRCALPAAPAPIHFDRSQFELMLLNLACNSRDAIAERGHLDIAVRSEDAWTVIEVADDGQGMPADVMARVFEPFYSTKPADSGTGLGLAVVHDLVVRAGGRIQVHSELGVGTRFLIALPRAEAAAGVADAQPAGSKI, from the coding sequence ATGGTGAGGACGTTGTTGAACTGGTTCGACCGGGTGCCGGTCGTGGACGAGGTGGACCGGCGCAACGTGCGCGTGATCCAGCTGTTGCTGCTGTTCCTGGCGATCACCATCCCGGCCACGTTCGCGGTCGCGCTGACCCTCGCCTGGCCGCAGCTGCGCGGCCGCGCCATGCCGCCGGGCATGGTGGTGTCGCTGGCGATGAGCCTGCTGATCGCGCTGTGCGCCGCGATCGGCTTCGTGCGCGTACGCCGCGGCGCGCTGCGCGCGGGCGTGAGCTTGCTGTTGGCCGCGATGCTGGCGTCGCTGCTGGTCAATGCCGCGGTCAACGGCCTGCAGCGGCAGTTGCCGGACCAGTTGGCGCAGATGCTGGTGCTGATCCTGGCCGGGCTGGTGCTGGGGCGCCGCGCGCTGTGGATCACCTTCGGCGCACTGCTGCTGATGCTGGGCCTGGGCGTGGGCCACGACGCGCTGCTGGAATTCGTCGATGAGCCGGCGCGCGCGTTCTACAACCTGCCCTCGGTGCTGTTCAGCTACCTGCTGGTGACGCTGCTGCTGGACCGCACCACCGAGGCGCTGCGCGAGAGCCTGCGCGAATCCAACGCGCGCGGCCATCGCCTGCAGCAGGAGATGCTGGCGCGCGAACGCGCCCAGGCGCAGCTGATCCATGCGCAGAAGCGCGAGATCGTCGAGCGCATGGCCGGCGGCCTGGCCCACGACTTCAACAACGTGCTGGCGGTGATCGTCGGCTTCTCCGCCACGCGCCACGACGACGAGGCCGGCAGCGATGCCGAGCGCGTCGCGCAGCTGGAAGGCAGCCTGGGGTCGGTGGAGGAATCGGCGCGGCGCGGCATGGCCATCATCCGCCGGCTGCTGCGCTTCAGCCGCCGCGATGGCGAACAGGCCGAGGACTTCGACGCCGCCGCCGCCATCGACATGCTGCAACCGATGCTGCGGCAGCTGCTGGAAGCGCGCATCGTGCTGCGCTGCGCCTTGCCCGCGGCGCCGGCGCCGATCCACTTCGATCGCAGCCAGTTCGAACTGATGCTGCTCAACCTGGCCTGCAACAGCCGCGACGCCATCGCCGAGCGCGGCCATCTCGACATCGCCGTGCGCAGCGAGGACGCATGGACCGTCATCGAGGTCGCCGACGACGGCCAGGGCATGCCGGCGGACGTGATGGCGCGGGTGTTCGAGCCGTTCTACAGCACCAAGCCCGCCGACAGCGGCACCGGCCTGGGCCTGGCGGTGGTGCACGACCTGGTGGTGCGCGCCGGCGGCCGCATCCAGGTGCACAGCGAACTGGGCGTGGGCACCCGTTTCCTGATCGCCTTGCCGCGCGCGGAGGCGGCGGCCGGCGTGGCAGACGCTCAGCCGGCGGGATCGAAGATATAG